GGTGCGGGTTCGGCGTCTGGGAGGATTGGCCGCGTGCAACGACCAACGCCCGCCGACACCCTGGCCGTCACGACCGCGCGCGCGGACTTCCGGGACCTTGCCGCCGGCCATCGTGTGGTGCCGGTGACCCGCAAGGTGCTCGCCGACAGCGAGACCCCGCTGTCGGCCTACCGGAAGCTGGCCGCCAACCGGCCGGGCACCTTCCTGCTGGAATCGGCGGAGAACGGCCGGTCTTGGTCGCGTTGGTCGTTCATCGGAGCAGGTGCGCCGTCGGCGCTGACGGTGCGCGACGGCGAGGCCGTCTGGCTGGGCACCACCCCGCAGGGGGCGCCGTCGGGTGGTGACCCGCTGGCGGCGCTGCGGACGACGCTGGATCTGCTGGCCACCGCGGCACTGCCCGGGCTGCCGCCGTTGTCCTCCGGCCTGGTCGGGTTCTTCGCCTATGACCTGGTGCGGCGGTTGGAACGGCTGCCCGAGCTGGCCACCGACGACCTCGGCTTGCCGGACATGCTGCTGTTGCTGGCCACCGATATCGCCGCCGTCGACCACCACGAGGGCACCATCACCCTGATCGCCAACGCGGTGAACTGGAACGGCACCGACGAACGCGTCGACGAGGCCTACGACGATGCGGTGCGGCGCCTCGATGTGATGACCGCCGCGCTGGCCGAGCCGCTGGGATCCAGCGTCGCTACCTTCAGCAGGCCGGTCCCGCAGTACCGGGCCCAGCGCAGCGTCGAGGAGTACACCGCCATCGTCGAGAAGCTGGTCGGCGATATCGAGGCCGGTGAGGCCTTTCAGGTGGTGCCCTCGCAGCGTTTCGAGATGACCACCTCCGCTGACCCACTCGACGTCTACCGGATGCTGCGCGCCACCAACCCCAGTCCGTACATGTACCTGCTCAATGTGCCCGACGCGCAAGGCGGGCTTGACTTTTCGGTGGTCGGGTCCAGTCCGGAGGCACTGGTCACCGTCGCCGACGGCAAGGCGACCACTCATCCGATCGCCGGCACCCGGTGGCGCGGGGACACCGAGGAAGAGGACCTGCTGCTGGAAAAGGAGCTGCTCGCCGACGAGAAGGAACGCGCCGAGCATCTGATGCTGGTGGACCTGGGCCGCAATGACCTCGGGCGGGTGTCGGAACCGGGCACGGTTCGCGTCGAGGATTACAGCCATATCGAGCGCTACAGCCACGTCATGCACTTGGTGTCCACGGTCACCGGGCAGCTCGCCGAGGGCAGCACCGCGCTCGACGCCGTCACCGCGTGCTTTCCGGCGGGCACCCTGTCCGGCGCGCCCAAGGTGCGGGCCATGGAGCTCATCGAGGAGGTCGAGCTGACCCGGCGCGGCCTCTACGGCGGGGTGCTGGGATATCTGGACTTCGCCGGGAACGCCGACTTCGCCATCGCCATCCGGACCGCGCTGATGCGCAACGGCACCGCCTATGTCCAGGCCGGCGGGGGAGTCGTCGCCGACTCCAACGGCCCCTACGAGTACAACGAGGCGACCAACAAGGCCAAGGCGGTGCTGGCGGCCGTCGCCGCCGCCGAGACGCTGCGCGAGCCGCTGCAGACCGAGTCGTCATGATCAGGGCCGCACAGGGGTTGCTGGTTCTGGGCGCTCTCGCACTGTGGGTGGCCTCGCGGTTGCCGTGGGTGCAGATCAGTTCGGCCGACGGTCTCGGCCAGCCGAAGACCACGACGCTCAACGGCGCCGCCTGGTCGACCGCGCTGGTGCCGCTGGCGCTGGTGCTGCTGGCCGCCGCCGTCGTCGCGCTGGCGGTGCGGGGACGGCTGCTGCGGGCGGTGGCGGTGCTGGTGGCCGCCTGTAGTGCCGGGATCGGCTACCTGGGGGTCAGTCAGTGGGTGATCCACGACATCGCGGTGCGCGCCGCCGGGCTGGCCGGGGTGCAGGTGGCGGACCTGGTGGGATCGCAGCGGTTCCATGCCGGCGCGGGCACGGCGCTGCTCGCGGCGGTGATCACGCTGGTCGCAGCCGTGATCTTGATGCGCTCGGCGGGTACCGGCACGGCGGCCGGGGCGCGCTACGCGGCGCCGGCAGCGCGTCGCGAGGCCGTACGCGGTGAGGCTGCCGACGGTACCGCGGGCATGTCAGAGCGGACCATGTGGGACGCCATCGACGAGGGGGCCGATCCCACGGTGGCGCCGGCACCGGCACCGGCGGATGAGCACAACGAACCGGGCGGCGAACCGGACAACAAGGGTCGGTGATGGCAGGTGCAGCGATGGCGACTAACCTTCATGGGAACGCTCCGACCGATCGCAAAGGACCAAGGCCAATGACGGCGACCGTGCTCGACTCCATCATCGAAGGAGTCCGCGCCGACGTTGCCACCCGGGAAGCCGTGGTCAGCTTCGCCGATATCAAGCAGCGGGCCAAGGATGCGCGCCCGGCGCTGGATGTGATGGCGGCGCTGCGGGCGCCGGGTATCGCGGTGATCGCCGAGGTCAAGCGGGCCAGCCCGTCGCGCGGGGAGCTTGCCTCCATCGCGGATCCGGCGCAGCTCGCGACGGCCTATGAGGACGGCGGCGCTCGCATCATCAGCGTGCTGACCGAGGAACGGCGTTTCCACGGCTCGCTCGACGATCTGGACGCGGTCCGTGCCGCGGTGTCGATCCCGGTGCTGCGCAAGGATTTCATCGTCGGGCCGTACCAGATTCACGAGGCGCGCGCCCACGGCGCGGACATGCTGCTGCTGATCGTCGCGGCGTTGGAGCAGCGGGCACTGGAATCGATGCTCGATCGCACCGAATCGCTCGGGATGACCGCCCTTGTCGAGGTGCACACCGAGGAAGAGGCCAACCGCGCGCTCGATGCCGGGGCCACCGTCATCGGTGTCAATGCCCGTGACCTGAAGACCCTCGAGGTCGACAGGGACTGCTTTGCCCGGATCGCCCCCGGTCTGCCGACCGATGTGATCCGGATCGCCGAATCGGGCGTCCGCGGTACCGCCGATCTGCTGGCCTATGCCGGTGCAGGTGCCGATGCGGTACTGGTCGGCGAGGGGCTGGTGACCAGCGGCGACCCGCGCGGGGCGGTATCAGAGCTGGTCACCGCGGGTGCCCACCCGTCATGCCCGAAACCTTCCCGCTGACTCAACCGATGAGCCGCTCACTCGAAGAGGCGTTGTGAACATGGGCGATATCTCCGGATTGCCGAACACCAGTGCTGCACTGGCCGAACCGACCAGCCACGATCCCGATGCCAGGGGTCATTTCGGTGCCTACGGGGGCCGACTGGTACCCGAGGCGCTGATGGCCGTCATCGAGGAGGTCACCGCCGCGTATGAGAAGGCGCGCAGCGATCAGACATTCCTCGACGAGTTGGACCGGCTGCAGCGTCACTACAGTGGACGTCCCTCGCCGATGTACGAAGCGGAGAACCTGAGCCGCCACGTCGGTGGCGCGCGGATCTTCCTCAAGCGAGAAGACCTCAAC
The sequence above is drawn from the Mycolicibacterium neoaurum VKM Ac-1815D genome and encodes:
- a CDS encoding anthranilate synthase component I; this translates as MQRPTPADTLAVTTARADFRDLAAGHRVVPVTRKVLADSETPLSAYRKLAANRPGTFLLESAENGRSWSRWSFIGAGAPSALTVRDGEAVWLGTTPQGAPSGGDPLAALRTTLDLLATAALPGLPPLSSGLVGFFAYDLVRRLERLPELATDDLGLPDMLLLLATDIAAVDHHEGTITLIANAVNWNGTDERVDEAYDDAVRRLDVMTAALAEPLGSSVATFSRPVPQYRAQRSVEEYTAIVEKLVGDIEAGEAFQVVPSQRFEMTTSADPLDVYRMLRATNPSPYMYLLNVPDAQGGLDFSVVGSSPEALVTVADGKATTHPIAGTRWRGDTEEEDLLLEKELLADEKERAEHLMLVDLGRNDLGRVSEPGTVRVEDYSHIERYSHVMHLVSTVTGQLAEGSTALDAVTACFPAGTLSGAPKVRAMELIEEVELTRRGLYGGVLGYLDFAGNADFAIAIRTALMRNGTAYVQAGGGVVADSNGPYEYNEATNKAKAVLAAVAAAETLREPLQTESS
- a CDS encoding TIGR02234 family membrane protein → MIRAAQGLLVLGALALWVASRLPWVQISSADGLGQPKTTTLNGAAWSTALVPLALVLLAAAVVALAVRGRLLRAVAVLVAACSAGIGYLGVSQWVIHDIAVRAAGLAGVQVADLVGSQRFHAGAGTALLAAVITLVAAVILMRSAGTGTAAGARYAAPAARREAVRGEAADGTAGMSERTMWDAIDEGADPTVAPAPAPADEHNEPGGEPDNKGR
- the trpC gene encoding indole-3-glycerol phosphate synthase TrpC, yielding MTATVLDSIIEGVRADVATREAVVSFADIKQRAKDARPALDVMAALRAPGIAVIAEVKRASPSRGELASIADPAQLATAYEDGGARIISVLTEERRFHGSLDDLDAVRAAVSIPVLRKDFIVGPYQIHEARAHGADMLLLIVAALEQRALESMLDRTESLGMTALVEVHTEEEANRALDAGATVIGVNARDLKTLEVDRDCFARIAPGLPTDVIRIAESGVRGTADLLAYAGAGADAVLVGEGLVTSGDPRGAVSELVTAGAHPSCPKPSR